The Phalacrocorax carbo chromosome 21, bPhaCar2.1, whole genome shotgun sequence genome has a window encoding:
- the ATP5MG gene encoding ATP synthase subunit g, mitochondrial yields the protein MAQAAQRLAQRIAVRGPQLLTAAVAYSKPRLATFWYYAKVELAPPSPADIPRAIDSMKALVRSFQTGRLAQVTVKEALRNGLVATEVLMWFYIGEIIGKGGLIGYNV from the exons ATGGCGCAGGCGGCGCAGAGGCTGGCGCAGCGCATCGCCGTCCGCGGGCCGCAGCTCCTCACCG CCGCCGTGGCCTACTCAAAGCCACGTTTGGCCACGTTCTGGTACTACGCGAAGGTGGAGCtggccccgccgagccccgccgaCATCCCCCGGGCCATCGACAGCATGAAGGCCTTGGTCAGGAGCTTCCAGACCGGCCGCTTGGCGCAGGTCACCGTCAAG gaaGCGCTGAGGAACGGTCTGGTGGCCACGGAGGTGCTGATGTGGTTTTACATCGGGGAGATCATAGGCAAGGGCGGCCTGATCGGGTACAACGTCTGA